In Oncorhynchus tshawytscha isolate Ot180627B linkage group LG06, Otsh_v2.0, whole genome shotgun sequence, the following are encoded in one genomic region:
- the LOC112252204 gene encoding 40S ribosomal protein S27-like isoform X2: MSLTKDLMHPTLEAERQRHKKKRLVQSPNSYFMDVKCPGCYRITTVFSHAQRVVPCGGCSFVLCQPRGGKCRLTEGCSFRRKQR, encoded by the exons ATGTCG CTCACTAAGGACCTAATGCACCCTACTTTGGAGGCTGAGAGGCAAAGACACAAGAAGAAGAGGTTGGTTCAGAGTCCCAACTCCTACTTCATGGATGTAAAATGCCCTG GCTGCTACAGGATCACCACAGTGTTCAGTCATGCCCAGAGAGTGGTGCCCTGTGGCGGCTGCTCCTTCGTCCTGTGCCAGCCCAGAGGGGGGAAATGCCGCCTCACTGAGG GCTGCTCCTTCAGAAGAAAGCAACGCTGA
- the LOC112252204 gene encoding 40S ribosomal protein S27-like isoform X1, translating into MSLTKDLMHPTLEAERQRHKKKRLVQSPNSYFMDVKCPGCYRITTVFSHAQRVVPCGGCSFVLCQPRGGKCRLTEGKKTVVQSHCSRTYTVA; encoded by the exons ATGTCG CTCACTAAGGACCTAATGCACCCTACTTTGGAGGCTGAGAGGCAAAGACACAAGAAGAAGAGGTTGGTTCAGAGTCCCAACTCCTACTTCATGGATGTAAAATGCCCTG GCTGCTACAGGATCACCACAGTGTTCAGTCATGCCCAGAGAGTGGTGCCCTGTGGCGGCTGCTCCTTCGTCCTGTGCCAGCCCAGAGGGGGGAAATGCCGCCTCACTGAGGGTAAGAAGACTGTTGTACAATCACATTGCTCAAGAACTTATACAGTAGCATAG